Proteins encoded within one genomic window of Flavobacterium oreochromis:
- a CDS encoding AsmA family protein yields the protein MKKKIFIGIGASLLVIVGVLACIPLFFKDTIKTKIQETINENLNAKVSFADADISLFKSFPKATISLEKFIIINHAPFEGDTLVAFDELNLKMSVAELWKDKKEPMSLEAITIKNGLANILFNKDGKGNFDIAKKRTNLLLLLKKVNLFQ from the coding sequence ATGAAAAAGAAAATTTTTATAGGTATTGGAGCGTCCTTACTAGTTATAGTTGGAGTTTTAGCCTGCATTCCATTATTTTTTAAAGATACGATAAAGACCAAAATTCAAGAAACCATTAATGAAAATCTAAACGCAAAAGTATCTTTTGCTGATGCGGATATAAGTTTATTTAAAAGTTTCCCAAAAGCTACCATTTCCCTAGAAAAATTCATCATCATTAACCATGCTCCTTTCGAAGGAGATACACTTGTGGCATTTGACGAATTAAATTTAAAAATGTCCGTAGCTGAACTCTGGAAAGACAAAAAAGAGCCTATGTCATTAGAAGCTATTACTATTAAAAATGGATTAGCAAATATCCTTTTTAATAAGGATGGTAAAGGTAATTTTGATATCGCAAAAAAACGAACGAACCTTCTTCTACTACTGAAAAAAGTGAACCTTTTTCAATGA